The proteins below are encoded in one region of Sporosarcina sp. FSL K6-1508:
- a CDS encoding endonuclease MutS2 yields the protein MVAVHCTSFAGRSYMEKLVPVSDFDEVVKLLEETDEGLSILRVRGNVPMGGISDIRPHAKRAQMGGMLSAYELMETANTIRASRNLRQFIEAIIADEDIEIPHFITKKDAIPILTGLEHEINACIDDNGHVVDSASGSLRTIRQGLRIQEGRVREKLESYTRGKNAAKMLSDAIVTIRNDRYVIPVKSEYRSHYRGVIHDMSSSGQTLFIEPDAVVQANNEIRRLKLQEQEEIEKILIELSAKVQEVAHDLFTLVAILSEIDVILAKAKFGIAQKCTKPEVNNKGYIRLAKARHPLLPIEEAVANTIEFGNDITTIVITGPNTGGKTVTLKTVGLCTLMAQAGLPIPALDGSEVAVFESIYADIGDEQSIEQSLSTFSSHMVNIVDILKKYDDRSLIIFDELGSGTDPQEGAALAISILDEVHGHGARVMATTHYPELKAYGYNRPGVANASVEFDVDTLSPTYRLLIGVPGRSNAFEISKRLGLQDRVINRAKKFTGTDRGEVDSMILSLETSRVQSEKDAEETHDILLETERLKRELEEKLTEFDTMKERMEEKAKEKAKKVIEDAKRESEAVISDLRAMRLNVGANVKEHELIEARKRLEGAAPAEAKKKAVKAKAAPRALQTGDEVKVLSYGQKGTLIDKVSDNEWIVQIGILKMKLDQSGLEYVKPEKEKQPYISSSVKGRDSTVKLELDLRGERYEDAIFRTEKYLDDALLSNYHQVSIIHGKGTGALRQGIQQFLKNHSRVKTYRFGEASEGGHGVTVVELK from the coding sequence ATGGTTGCAGTTCACTGCACATCATTTGCCGGTCGTTCTTATATGGAGAAATTAGTTCCCGTCAGCGATTTTGATGAAGTTGTAAAATTACTTGAGGAAACAGATGAAGGGTTGTCAATACTTCGTGTCCGTGGCAATGTGCCAATGGGCGGAATCAGCGATATCAGACCCCATGCTAAACGTGCACAAATGGGTGGCATGCTAAGTGCTTATGAATTAATGGAAACGGCTAACACAATCCGTGCTAGCCGAAATCTTCGTCAATTTATTGAAGCGATTATAGCGGATGAAGACATTGAAATACCCCATTTTATTACGAAAAAAGATGCTATTCCGATTTTGACAGGCTTAGAACATGAAATTAATGCATGTATCGATGACAATGGACATGTGGTTGACAGTGCATCTGGATCGCTGCGTACAATCCGGCAGGGTTTACGGATCCAAGAAGGACGTGTGCGTGAGAAGCTGGAAAGTTATACGCGTGGCAAAAACGCAGCGAAAATGCTATCTGACGCGATTGTCACAATTCGGAACGACCGTTATGTTATCCCTGTAAAGTCAGAGTATCGCTCGCATTATCGTGGTGTTATCCACGACATGTCATCGTCAGGCCAGACGTTGTTCATTGAGCCAGATGCAGTTGTACAGGCTAATAATGAAATCAGAAGATTGAAGTTGCAGGAACAGGAAGAAATTGAAAAGATTCTTATTGAACTATCTGCGAAAGTACAGGAAGTTGCACATGATTTGTTCACACTTGTGGCCATATTATCTGAAATCGATGTCATTCTCGCTAAAGCTAAATTTGGGATCGCACAAAAATGTACGAAACCAGAAGTGAATAATAAAGGCTATATACGTTTAGCGAAAGCACGACACCCGTTGCTTCCGATTGAAGAAGCAGTTGCAAATACAATTGAATTCGGTAATGACATCACAACAATCGTCATTACGGGACCGAATACTGGCGGAAAAACTGTGACATTGAAAACGGTTGGACTATGCACATTGATGGCGCAGGCAGGCTTGCCGATTCCCGCACTCGATGGCTCTGAAGTTGCCGTATTCGAGTCGATTTATGCTGATATTGGGGACGAGCAATCGATTGAGCAAAGTCTTAGTACATTCTCCTCCCATATGGTGAACATCGTCGATATATTAAAAAAATACGATGACCGATCCCTTATTATATTCGATGAGCTCGGTTCAGGTACGGATCCGCAGGAAGGTGCTGCTCTTGCCATCTCGATTCTGGATGAAGTGCACGGCCATGGGGCGAGAGTAATGGCGACAACCCATTATCCAGAGTTGAAGGCATACGGCTATAACCGTCCAGGTGTTGCCAATGCTAGCGTTGAATTTGATGTTGACACGCTAAGTCCGACTTACCGCTTGTTGATAGGCGTTCCCGGACGCAGTAATGCGTTCGAAATTTCAAAACGGTTAGGATTGCAAGACCGGGTCATTAATCGAGCGAAAAAGTTCACGGGCACTGATCGCGGTGAAGTAGATTCAATGATTCTTTCACTGGAAACAAGCCGTGTCCAATCAGAAAAAGATGCGGAAGAAACACATGATATCTTACTTGAAACGGAACGCTTGAAACGTGAACTGGAAGAAAAACTCACAGAGTTCGATACCATGAAAGAACGCATGGAAGAAAAAGCAAAAGAGAAGGCAAAAAAAGTTATTGAAGATGCGAAGCGTGAATCCGAAGCGGTCATTTCAGACTTACGTGCAATGCGTCTAAATGTTGGTGCAAACGTAAAAGAACATGAATTGATTGAAGCACGGAAACGCCTTGAAGGCGCGGCACCTGCAGAAGCGAAAAAGAAGGCAGTTAAAGCAAAGGCGGCACCAAGAGCCCTTCAAACAGGTGACGAAGTGAAAGTACTCAGTTACGGTCAAAAAGGAACACTTATTGATAAAGTCTCGGACAACGAATGGATTGTTCAAATCGGTATTTTGAAAATGAAACTCGACCAGTCGGGACTGGAATATGTTAAACCTGAAAAAGAAAAACAACCGTATATATCCTCTTCTGTAAAAGGAAGAGATTCAACAGTGAAATTGGAACTCGATCTGCGGGGAGAGCGTTATGAAGATGCAATCTTCCGAACGGAAAAGTATTTGGACGATGCGCTCCTATCGAACTATCACCAAGTGTCAATTATTCATGGAAAAGGAACAGGTGCGTTAAGGCAAGGTATCCAACAATTTTTGAAAAATCATAGCCGCGTAAAAACATACCGTTTCGGCGAAGCGAGTGAAGGCGGACATGGTGTCACAGTTGTCGAACTAAAATAA
- a CDS encoding DUF350 domain-containing protein: MTKTGFWSHPLVETAGYFSVVVLCLIVSMVLFELVTKYNNWEEIRKGNVAVSLATGGKIFGVANIFRYSIEQHNSLPQMIGWGLFGFTLLILAYLLFEFLTPKFNIDKEIEADNRSVGFISLTISVGLSFVIGASIS, encoded by the coding sequence ATGACGAAAACCGGATTTTGGAGTCATCCCTTAGTAGAAACTGCAGGCTACTTCAGTGTAGTCGTTCTATGCCTAATTGTTTCGATGGTGCTTTTTGAGCTCGTTACGAAATATAACAATTGGGAAGAAATCCGAAAAGGAAATGTTGCTGTATCCCTTGCGACAGGCGGAAAGATTTTCGGTGTTGCAAACATTTTCCGCTATTCGATCGAACAGCATAATTCATTGCCGCAGATGATTGGATGGGGATTGTTCGGATTTACCCTGCTTATATTAGCTTATTTATTGTTTGAGTTCCTAACACCAAAGTTTAATATTGATAAAGAAATTGAAGCAGATAATCGTTCCGTCGGCTTTATCTCTTTGACGATATCAGTGGGACTATCATTCGTTATAGGAGCAAGTATTTCATAG
- the uvrC gene encoding excinuclease ABC subunit UvrC, whose protein sequence is MNELIAEKLAILPELPGCYLMKDRQGTIIYVGKAKVLKNRVRSYFTGSHDAKTQRLVGEIMDFEYIVTSSNLEALVLELNLIKQYDPKYNIMLKDDKTYPYLKLTAERHPKLIITRQVKKDKGKYFGPYPHAFAASETKKLLDRLYPYRKCLTMPDRVCLYYHLGQCLAPCVNEVSVDRYKEMVDDISRFLNGGYKTVKKELTEKMSAAAENLEFERAKEYRDQITNIEAVMEKQAMTMNDFTDRDIFGFAVDNGWMCVQVFFVRQGKLIERDVSLFPLYQEPEEELLTFIGRFYEKSQHLIPKEILLPQGIDSEIISRLLNVNVFIPQRGKKKDLVLLAIKNAEISLKEKFQLIERQELRTIGACEELGEAMNITVPFRIEAFDNSHTYGADAVSAMVSFVDGKPNRKDYRKYKTKTAAAHDDYAAMREVVRRRYIRVLRDDLPLPDLIVIDGGKGHMEAAREIIEDELNLSIPIAGLAKDDKHQTAQLLYGNPIELIPLKRTSEAFYLLQRIQDEVHRFAITFHRKRRESNSLTSALDGLPGVGPKRKTMLLKHFESVKKIREASIEQLQDAGLPAAVAESVETYFREEALREEK, encoded by the coding sequence ATGAATGAACTAATTGCAGAGAAGTTGGCCATATTACCAGAATTGCCAGGCTGTTATTTGATGAAAGACAGACAAGGGACAATCATCTATGTTGGTAAAGCGAAAGTGTTGAAAAATCGGGTGCGTAGTTATTTTACAGGTAGCCATGATGCAAAAACACAGCGGCTTGTCGGGGAAATCATGGATTTTGAGTATATTGTTACGTCGTCCAATCTCGAAGCCTTAGTCCTTGAGCTGAATCTTATCAAACAGTACGACCCGAAATATAATATCATGCTAAAAGATGACAAGACTTATCCCTATTTAAAGTTAACGGCAGAGCGTCATCCGAAGCTGATTATTACTAGACAGGTGAAAAAGGATAAAGGGAAGTATTTCGGTCCTTATCCGCACGCGTTCGCAGCGAGTGAAACGAAAAAGTTACTGGATCGACTTTACCCTTACCGAAAATGTCTGACGATGCCGGACCGAGTCTGTCTTTATTATCATCTTGGTCAATGCCTAGCTCCTTGTGTCAATGAGGTAAGTGTGGATAGATATAAGGAAATGGTTGATGATATTAGCCGTTTTCTAAACGGCGGTTATAAAACAGTTAAAAAAGAATTGACGGAGAAAATGTCTGCAGCAGCAGAAAATCTGGAATTTGAGCGGGCAAAAGAGTACCGAGATCAGATTACTAATATTGAAGCAGTTATGGAGAAACAGGCAATGACGATGAATGATTTCACTGACCGTGATATTTTCGGATTTGCGGTAGATAATGGCTGGATGTGTGTCCAAGTTTTTTTCGTTCGCCAAGGAAAACTGATCGAACGGGATGTCTCCCTTTTTCCGCTATATCAAGAACCAGAAGAAGAATTGTTGACATTTATCGGACGATTTTATGAAAAGTCCCAACATCTTATTCCGAAAGAAATTTTGTTGCCACAAGGAATCGATAGTGAAATCATCAGTCGGCTTCTTAATGTGAATGTCTTTATTCCACAGCGAGGCAAGAAGAAAGATCTCGTCCTACTTGCGATTAAAAATGCAGAGATATCATTAAAAGAAAAATTCCAGTTGATTGAACGACAAGAGCTTCGTACAATTGGTGCATGTGAAGAACTTGGTGAGGCGATGAATATTACTGTACCATTTCGTATTGAAGCATTCGATAACTCTCACACGTACGGGGCGGATGCTGTCTCTGCGATGGTATCTTTCGTCGATGGGAAACCTAATCGTAAAGATTACAGGAAATATAAGACAAAGACGGCGGCAGCACATGACGACTACGCTGCGATGCGTGAGGTCGTACGACGACGTTATATCCGAGTATTGAGAGATGACCTTCCATTGCCTGATCTCATTGTAATAGATGGCGGTAAAGGGCATATGGAGGCGGCCAGGGAAATCATTGAAGACGAGCTAAACCTATCCATTCCGATTGCTGGACTTGCAAAAGATGATAAACACCAGACGGCGCAGCTCCTCTACGGCAATCCGATTGAACTGATTCCACTGAAAAGAACGAGTGAGGCTTTTTACTTACTACAGCGAATTCAAGACGAAGTTCACCGCTTTGCAATTACGTTCCACAGAAAAAGGCGTGAATCCAATTCATTGACGTCAGCACTGGATGGATTACCTGGCGTTGGGCCGAAAAGAAAAACGATGTTGCTGAAGCATTTTGAATCAGTGAAAAAGATTCGTGAAGCCTCTATTGAACAGTTACAGGATGCGGGATTGCCTGCTGCTGTTGCTGAATCAGTTGAGACGTATTTCCGCGAGGAAGCATTGCGGGAAGAAAAGTAA
- a CDS encoding electron transfer flavoprotein subunit alpha/FixB family protein, translating to MSKKVVVLGEAREGALRNVSFEAIAAAKKISGGGEVVGVLLGDAVQSLAEEMIHYGADRVVTVEHPHLKLYTSDAFSQAFMAVYEQEKPEAVVFGHTALGKDLSPKIASKLASGLISDVTAIEGEGDAAVFIRPIFSGKAFEKVKNKDGLLFITVRPNNIAPLEHDAGRTGDVAALSVDVTNLRTIISEVIRKSTDGVDLSEAKVVVAGGRGVKSAEGFEPLQELATLLGGAIGASRGACDADYCDYSLQIGQTGKVVTPDLYIAAGISGAIQHMAGMSNSKVIVAINKDSEANIFKVADYGIVGDLFEVIPMMIEEIKKIKTN from the coding sequence ATGTCTAAAAAAGTAGTAGTACTTGGGGAAGCACGAGAAGGGGCATTGCGTAACGTTTCATTCGAAGCGATTGCAGCTGCTAAAAAGATTTCCGGAGGCGGAGAGGTCGTCGGTGTATTACTTGGCGATGCTGTTCAGTCACTTGCGGAAGAAATGATCCATTACGGCGCGGATCGTGTCGTCACTGTGGAGCATCCACATTTGAAATTATATACTTCTGATGCATTCAGCCAAGCGTTCATGGCGGTTTACGAGCAGGAAAAACCGGAAGCTGTTGTATTCGGTCACACAGCTTTAGGAAAAGATCTGTCACCTAAGATTGCTAGTAAACTAGCATCAGGGCTAATCTCTGATGTAACGGCTATTGAAGGCGAAGGCGATGCTGCAGTATTCATCCGTCCAATCTTCTCTGGTAAAGCATTCGAAAAAGTGAAGAACAAAGATGGTCTTCTTTTCATTACAGTACGTCCGAATAACATTGCACCTTTAGAGCACGACGCAGGCCGGACAGGCGACGTAGCTGCCCTATCTGTTGATGTGACAAATCTTCGTACAATCATTTCTGAAGTTATTCGTAAATCGACAGATGGTGTTGATCTTTCAGAAGCGAAAGTTGTTGTTGCAGGGGGCCGCGGTGTGAAAAGTGCGGAAGGATTCGAACCATTGCAAGAACTTGCGACACTTTTAGGTGGAGCAATTGGTGCGTCTCGCGGAGCATGTGACGCGGATTACTGTGACTATTCTCTGCAAATTGGACAAACTGGTAAAGTTGTTACACCAGACTTGTACATTGCTGCAGGTATTTCAGGTGCAATCCAGCATATGGCGGGAATGTCCAATTCGAAAGTAATCGTTGCCATCAATAAAGATTCGGAAGCGAATATTTTTAAAGTAGCGGATTATGGAATTGTTGGCGACCTGTTCGAGGTTATTCCGATGATGATTGAAGAAATTAAAAAGATTAAGACAAACTGA
- a CDS encoding AMP-binding protein: MTTKPWLDLYPAEISKTLDYEKIPIQEFLTRSSAKYPDKTAMHFLGKDILFKEFHESSLKFANYLKTIGIVKGDRVAIMLPNCPQSAIAYYGILYAGAIVVQTNPLYTEREVSYQMVDSGAKAIISLDILFPRISKIVAETQLEHVIITGIKDYLPFPKNLIYPFIQKKETGIKVKVEHRGMNHLFTEIMKVGNPDPISYEFNYEEDIALLQYTGGTTGPPKGVMLTHANLISNVKMCGEWLYECKEGEETVMGILPFFHVYGMTTILILSVMQGNKMVLVPKFDFETALKTIDKQKPTLFPGAPTIYIGLLNHPDLQKYDLSSIKACISGSAALPLEVQEKFEQVTGGKLVEGYGLTETSPVTHSNFVWAEKRAKGSIGVPWPDTDSCILGPDSSEPLANGEVGEIAVKGPQVMKGYWNRPEDTQQTFRDGWFLTGDLGYMDDKGYFYVVDRKKDIIIASGFNIYPREIEEVLYEHDAIQECVVAGIPDPYRGETVKAYIVLKQGATVTEEELNTYCRENLASFKVPRLYEFRTELPKTAVGKILRRALVDEEKKKHEKELLPL; the protein is encoded by the coding sequence ATGACAACGAAACCGTGGTTGGATTTGTATCCTGCCGAAATTTCCAAGACGCTTGACTATGAAAAAATTCCGATACAGGAATTTCTGACTAGGTCCAGTGCGAAATATCCAGACAAGACCGCTATGCATTTCCTTGGGAAAGACATTTTGTTTAAAGAATTTCATGAATCGTCTTTGAAATTCGCAAACTATTTGAAAACTATTGGAATCGTCAAAGGGGATCGGGTCGCAATTATGCTTCCAAACTGTCCGCAAAGCGCTATTGCTTACTATGGTATCTTGTATGCCGGGGCAATCGTCGTTCAAACGAATCCTCTCTATACCGAACGTGAAGTATCATACCAAATGGTGGATTCCGGAGCGAAAGCAATTATATCACTTGATATCTTGTTTCCGAGAATTTCAAAGATCGTTGCAGAAACGCAACTGGAACATGTCATAATTACAGGCATAAAAGACTACTTGCCATTTCCTAAGAATCTCATTTATCCGTTCATCCAGAAAAAAGAAACTGGAATTAAAGTAAAAGTTGAGCATCGCGGGATGAATCATTTATTTACTGAAATAATGAAAGTCGGCAACCCGGATCCAATCAGTTATGAATTTAATTACGAGGAAGATATTGCATTGCTTCAATATACGGGCGGTACAACAGGTCCTCCGAAAGGGGTCATGTTGACGCATGCTAATCTGATTTCTAATGTTAAGATGTGTGGCGAATGGTTGTATGAGTGTAAAGAAGGCGAAGAAACTGTTATGGGTATTCTGCCATTCTTCCATGTATATGGAATGACAACTATACTGATCCTATCTGTCATGCAAGGTAACAAGATGGTACTTGTGCCAAAATTTGATTTTGAAACGGCTTTGAAAACAATTGATAAACAAAAGCCGACATTATTTCCAGGGGCGCCGACAATTTACATCGGACTATTAAATCATCCTGATCTTCAAAAATATGATCTTTCTTCAATAAAAGCATGTATTAGCGGTTCCGCTGCATTGCCGCTCGAAGTGCAGGAGAAATTCGAGCAAGTTACCGGCGGCAAACTGGTTGAAGGATATGGACTTACAGAAACGTCTCCTGTTACTCATTCGAATTTTGTATGGGCAGAAAAACGCGCTAAAGGATCAATCGGTGTTCCATGGCCGGATACTGATTCTTGCATACTCGGTCCTGACTCATCAGAACCACTGGCGAATGGAGAAGTTGGTGAAATTGCGGTGAAAGGTCCTCAAGTAATGAAGGGCTATTGGAACAGGCCGGAAGATACTCAACAAACGTTTCGCGACGGCTGGTTCTTGACAGGGGACCTTGGATATATGGATGACAAGGGTTATTTCTATGTTGTTGATCGCAAAAAAGATATAATCATTGCAAGCGGTTTCAATATTTATCCGCGGGAGATTGAAGAGGTTCTTTATGAACACGATGCGATACAGGAATGTGTCGTTGCAGGTATCCCGGATCCATACAGAGGTGAAACTGTGAAAGCTTATATTGTCTTGAAGCAAGGCGCAACTGTAACAGAGGAAGAGCTCAATACGTATTGTAGGGAGAATTTGGCATCATTTAAAGTTCCGCGCCTTTATGAATTCCGTACAGAACTGCCGAAGACTGCCGTCGGAAAAATTTTAAGACGTGCGCTTGTTGATGAAGAAAAAAAGAAACACGAAAAGGAATTACTTCCACTATAA
- a CDS encoding TetR/AcrR family transcriptional regulator: protein MKRDKPKYKQIVDAAVIVIAENGYHQAQVSKIAKEAGVADGTIYLYFKNKEDILISVFREKMAILITNVEVILKQDIGTSEKLFKMIDNHFRVLHADRHLAIVTQLELRQSNKELRLRINDVLKEYLVLLDAILKEGIDNGTLDESLDVRLARQMVFGTIDETITSWVMNDQKYDLMKLSPEVHRLIMNGMKA, encoded by the coding sequence ATGAAACGGGATAAACCCAAATATAAGCAAATAGTGGACGCAGCGGTAATTGTCATCGCTGAGAATGGATACCATCAAGCGCAAGTTTCTAAGATAGCGAAAGAAGCGGGCGTTGCTGACGGGACAATTTATCTTTATTTTAAAAATAAAGAAGACATCCTAATATCTGTTTTTAGAGAAAAGATGGCGATTCTAATAACGAATGTCGAAGTCATATTGAAACAGGATATAGGTACATCCGAAAAGTTATTCAAAATGATCGATAATCATTTCCGTGTGCTCCATGCAGATCGCCACCTTGCAATAGTCACCCAGCTTGAACTTAGGCAATCGAATAAAGAGTTACGTCTGCGAATTAACGATGTGTTAAAGGAATATTTAGTGCTTCTTGACGCGATTTTGAAAGAGGGAATCGATAATGGGACACTCGATGAAAGCTTGGATGTCCGACTAGCACGACAGATGGTATTTGGAACAATTGACGAAACAATCACTTCATGGGTGATGAATGATCAAAAATATGATTTAATGAAACTATCACCTGAAGTACATAGGCTGATTATGAATGGAATGAAAGCTTAA
- a CDS encoding enoyl-CoA hydratase yields the protein MEFLTVAIDDGVAVATINRPPANALSRALILEVDALLDQVEGDDSVRVIVFHGEGKFFSAGADIKEFTSVTSGEEFSKLSASGQEVFERLERFSKPVIAAIHGAALGGGLELAMACHMRIVTENAKLGLPELQLGLIPGFAGSQRLPRYVGMPKAAEMLLTSDPISGVEAARLGLANQVCTDDELLPKTMELAKKIAKKSPVAVKAALEMLQFTKHPSYYEGVKAEADSFGEVFVSEDAKEGIQAFLEKRLPVFKGK from the coding sequence ATGGAGTTTCTAACAGTAGCAATTGACGATGGCGTAGCTGTTGCGACAATCAACAGGCCACCCGCGAATGCGCTTTCACGAGCACTTATACTCGAAGTGGACGCACTGCTTGACCAAGTAGAGGGGGACGATTCAGTACGGGTCATCGTTTTTCATGGGGAAGGCAAATTCTTCTCAGCTGGAGCAGATATTAAAGAATTCACATCTGTAACATCAGGCGAAGAGTTTTCAAAACTTTCGGCAAGCGGACAAGAAGTTTTCGAACGGCTTGAACGTTTCTCTAAACCAGTTATTGCTGCCATCCATGGCGCGGCACTAGGCGGAGGGCTTGAACTGGCAATGGCCTGTCACATGCGTATCGTAACAGAAAATGCGAAACTTGGATTGCCCGAATTGCAATTAGGTCTAATCCCTGGATTTGCAGGTTCGCAACGTCTGCCGCGCTATGTTGGCATGCCGAAAGCGGCGGAGATGTTATTAACAAGTGACCCGATCAGTGGAGTAGAGGCAGCTCGTCTGGGACTTGCCAATCAAGTCTGCACAGACGACGAACTTCTGCCAAAAACAATGGAGCTCGCTAAAAAAATCGCCAAGAAAAGTCCTGTCGCAGTGAAAGCTGCACTAGAGATGCTGCAATTTACGAAGCATCCTTCCTATTATGAAGGTGTGAAAGCAGAAGCTGATTCGTTCGGCGAAGTTTTCGTCTCTGAAGATGCAAAAGAAGGAATCCAAGCATTCCTTGAAAAGCGTTTGCCCGTATTTAAAGGAAAATAA
- a CDS encoding electron transfer flavoprotein subunit beta/FixA family protein yields MNIYVLVKRTFDTEEKITVSNGKISEDGAEFIINPYDEYAIEEAIQVRDANDGEVTVITIGGEDAEKQLRTALAMGADKAVLINTEDDLDEMDEFTSAKIIAEYLKDKEVDLILAGNVAIDGGSGQVGPRVAELLGINYVTTITNLEISGASVKIIRDVEGDSETIETSLPLLVTAQQGLNEPRYPSLPGIMKAKKKPLEELELDDLDLEEDDVEAKTQTIEIYLPPQKAAGRILEGDISDQVNELVNLLKNEAKVI; encoded by the coding sequence ATGAATATTTATGTACTAGTAAAACGGACATTTGATACAGAAGAAAAAATCACGGTTTCAAATGGTAAAATCTCTGAGGATGGTGCAGAGTTCATCATCAATCCTTATGACGAATATGCAATTGAAGAGGCTATCCAGGTACGCGACGCGAATGATGGTGAAGTGACTGTCATTACAATCGGTGGGGAAGACGCAGAAAAACAACTTCGTACTGCGCTTGCAATGGGTGCTGATAAAGCAGTTCTTATTAATACTGAAGATGACCTTGATGAGATGGATGAATTTACATCTGCAAAAATCATCGCTGAGTATTTGAAAGATAAAGAAGTTGATCTGATTCTTGCAGGAAACGTTGCTATTGATGGCGGTTCAGGACAAGTAGGACCACGTGTAGCTGAACTTCTTGGCATTAACTATGTGACAACAATTACAAACCTTGAGATTTCTGGGGCTTCCGTCAAAATCATTCGTGATGTTGAAGGAGATTCTGAAACAATCGAAACGTCATTACCACTGCTAGTGACAGCACAGCAAGGTCTTAACGAACCTCGCTACCCATCACTTCCGGGGATCATGAAAGCAAAGAAAAAGCCGCTTGAAGAGCTTGAGCTTGATGATCTGGATCTTGAAGAAGATGACGTAGAAGCAAAAACGCAAACAATCGAAATCTATCTTCCGCCACAAAAAGCTGCTGGACGTATTCTTGAAGGCGATATTTCTGATCAAGTGAATGAACTGGTAAATCTGCTTAAAAATGAAGCTAAAGTAATCTAA
- the trxA gene encoding thioredoxin, with product MAIIHATDQNFDENIKEGLVLVDFWAPWCGPCKMIAPVLEELDGEIEGKANIVKVDVDDNQETAGKYGIMSIPTLVLFKDGEIVDKVVGFKPKEALAELIAKHA from the coding sequence ATGGCTATTATTCACGCAACCGATCAGAACTTTGATGAAAATATTAAAGAAGGACTTGTCCTTGTTGACTTTTGGGCACCTTGGTGTGGACCTTGTAAAATGATCGCTCCAGTTCTTGAAGAACTTGACGGCGAAATTGAAGGTAAAGCAAACATTGTAAAAGTTGACGTTGATGACAACCAGGAGACAGCTGGTAAATACGGTATCATGTCAATCCCTACACTTGTCCTTTTCAAAGACGGAGAGATTGTTGACAAAGTTGTCGGTTTCAAACCGAAAGAAGCACTTGCTGAATTGATTGCAAAACACGCTTAA